A part of Helicobacter fennelliae genomic DNA contains:
- a CDS encoding D-alanine--D-alanine ligase, giving the protein MSVSVLFGGLSFEHEISIVSAVSLKKILKDKVKYFIFLDSTHQFYLIPTQEMKSSTFATGAYKKHKKLHLKVGYFYSEGFLGKEVVLSDAGVIINLIHGADGEDGSISALLDFYKIAYIGPRIEACAISFNKILTKIYAKQNGIKCLEYERFTSKDDVEPSLPYPFIIKPARLGSSIGVSVVSQQSEMEYALDSAFGYDDEILIEPFYKGVLEYNLAGYKMSNGEFRFSLIEEPQKKDLLGFEDKYLDFSRTEQVVRANISPELESKIQEAFKKIYGDVFCGALIRCDFFVIDDCVYLNEINPIPGSFAHYLFEDFMQVIQDLQQSLPRKRPIKVDYKYVLQIQHAKGK; this is encoded by the coding sequence TTGAGTGTAAGTGTTTTGTTTGGGGGGTTGAGTTTTGAGCATGAGATAAGCATTGTTAGCGCAGTAAGCCTCAAAAAGATTCTAAAAGATAAAGTAAAATATTTTATTTTTTTAGATTCTACACATCAGTTTTATCTCATTCCTACACAAGAGATGAAATCCAGTACTTTTGCGACGGGCGCGTATAAAAAGCACAAAAAGCTGCATCTTAAAGTGGGGTATTTTTATAGTGAGGGATTTTTGGGTAAAGAGGTGGTTTTGAGCGATGCGGGCGTGATTATAAATTTAATCCATGGCGCAGATGGCGAAGATGGAAGCATAAGCGCGCTACTTGATTTTTATAAAATCGCTTATATCGGTCCAAGGATAGAGGCTTGCGCGATAAGCTTTAATAAAATCTTGACAAAAATATATGCCAAACAAAATGGAATCAAATGCCTAGAATATGAGCGTTTCACAAGCAAAGATGATGTAGAGCCAAGCCTGCCTTATCCATTTATAATCAAGCCCGCGCGACTTGGAAGCTCTATTGGTGTGAGTGTCGTCTCTCAGCAAAGCGAAATGGAATACGCGCTAGATTCTGCGTTTGGCTATGATGATGAGATTCTCATCGAGCCTTTTTATAAGGGGGTTTTAGAATACAATCTCGCAGGATACAAAATGTCAAATGGGGAATTTAGATTCTCACTTATTGAAGAGCCACAAAAAAAAGATTTGCTAGGCTTTGAGGATAAATATCTTGACTTTTCGCGCACAGAGCAGGTAGTAAGGGCAAATATCAGCCCTGAGCTAGAATCTAAAATACAAGAGGCATTTAAGAAAATTTATGGCGATGTGTTTTGTGGTGCGCTGATTCGGTGTGATTTTTTTGTGATTGATGATTGTGTGTATTTAAATGAAATCAATCCGATACCCGGAAGTTTCGCGCATTATTTGTTTGAGGATTTTATGCAAGTGATACAGGATTTGCAACAAAGCCTTCCGCGAAAGCGACCCATTAAGGTGGATTATAAATATGTGCTACAAATCCAGCACGCCAAAGGCAAATAA